The proteins below come from a single Flavobacterium lindanitolerans genomic window:
- a CDS encoding bestrophin family protein yields the protein MKYVLGKIKIELFLVILYVISFEIFLYYYGTNAINIPIAIPTIIGTIISLLLAFKSNQAYDRWWEARIIWGAIVNDSRTLIRQVIAFYKDPDFSVEANDFKENFAKRQAAWCYSLSQSLRGKDPLKAVKQILSDEDFKYIKKHKHVPNAILLLHSKDLKKANEQGKINTYQQVEIDNTLTRLCDSMGKCERIKNTIFPTTYSMYIRFTLCLFIILLPFGLTDLLGWLQIPLVTTIGAAFFLIEKMAIHLQDPFENRPTDTPMTAISSTIEKNLVQMVNEFRDEFETPTKKPEVELHHIQPVKNSYFVL from the coding sequence ATGAAATATGTACTGGGAAAAATCAAAATCGAGCTTTTCTTAGTCATCCTATACGTTATCTCCTTTGAAATTTTCCTTTATTATTACGGGACAAACGCTATAAACATTCCAATTGCAATCCCAACAATTATCGGAACCATCATATCGCTTCTGCTTGCATTTAAATCCAACCAGGCCTATGACCGCTGGTGGGAAGCACGAATCATTTGGGGTGCTATCGTAAACGACTCCAGAACATTAATCAGACAGGTTATTGCTTTCTATAAGGACCCGGATTTTTCTGTGGAAGCTAATGATTTCAAAGAAAATTTTGCAAAAAGACAGGCTGCCTGGTGTTACAGCCTTAGCCAGTCATTGCGAGGAAAAGACCCTTTAAAAGCAGTAAAGCAAATTTTAAGTGACGAAGATTTCAAATATATTAAAAAGCACAAGCACGTTCCTAATGCAATATTACTGTTGCATTCCAAAGACCTGAAAAAAGCTAACGAACAAGGAAAAATAAACACTTACCAGCAAGTAGAAATTGACAATACGCTGACAAGATTATGTGATTCTATGGGAAAGTGTGAAAGAATCAAAAATACAATTTTCCCGACAACCTATAGCATGTACATCCGTTTCACGTTGTGCCTTTTTATTATTCTTTTGCCTTTTGGGCTTACGGATTTATTAGGCTGGCTACAGATACCGTTGGTAACAACCATTGGTGCGGCATTTTTCCTGATTGAAAAGATGGCTATCCATCTGCAGGATCCGTTTGAGAACCGACCAACAGATACGCCAATGACTGCTATTTCAAGTACAATCGAAAAGAACCTGGTTCAGATGGTAAATGAATTTCGTGACGAATTTGAAACTCCGACCAAAAAACCCGAAGTTGAACTCCATCATATACAACCTGTTAAAAATTCGTATTTTGTACTGTAG
- a CDS encoding HAMP domain-containing sensor histidine kinase — MQIRKKITATYIALSCFSTLLLSVVVFFLFKQNNEYYFLKRLQDRAKIASSIYYQNDLRKTRYFQEFKKEGLEELVEEKDFVLKVNGENTFEYNTDLHLPPEFYANVMKTGSSWIEENYSYYYGQIFKESGQKYMVIVTAKDRRGYTSAIYMIQILVLGGAGFLVLAFFFGRLLARRVIDPMARITKEVKRISASNLHNRLADAEGNDEISDLAKTFNDMLDRLETSFEIQANFINNASHELKTPITTIIAETEIMLLKEREVEEYVGSLENINRQATKLGNLTESLLKLTQTGYDGTKQVLDIARIDELLLEAKASIDTLFPDNRVNIKLNAIPEDESLLTIPCNRPLLELALNNIISNGVKYSDNDEVFVTLSADKSKIKIAITDIGIGIPPEDIPYLYEPFFRGKIASKYNGYGLGLPLAMKIIRMHNGELHIQSETGKGTVVNITFHKTNIRNSNLKS, encoded by the coding sequence ATGCAGATACGAAAAAAAATTACCGCCACTTATATTGCGCTCTCCTGCTTTAGCACCTTGCTTTTGAGCGTTGTGGTTTTTTTTCTGTTCAAGCAGAATAATGAATATTATTTTTTGAAAAGGCTTCAGGACAGGGCAAAAATTGCTTCTTCAATCTATTATCAAAACGACCTCCGCAAGACGCGCTATTTTCAGGAATTCAAAAAAGAAGGACTTGAAGAGCTGGTAGAAGAAAAAGACTTCGTACTAAAAGTAAACGGAGAAAATACTTTTGAATATAATACAGACCTGCACCTTCCTCCGGAATTTTATGCCAATGTAATGAAAACCGGCTCCAGCTGGATTGAAGAAAATTACAGCTATTATTACGGTCAGATTTTTAAGGAATCCGGACAAAAATATATGGTAATCGTTACGGCTAAAGACCGAAGAGGATATACCAGCGCTATCTATATGATACAGATTTTAGTGTTGGGAGGAGCCGGATTTTTGGTTTTGGCTTTCTTTTTCGGAAGACTTCTGGCACGACGGGTTATTGACCCAATGGCAAGGATTACCAAAGAAGTTAAAAGAATCAGCGCTTCCAATCTTCACAACAGATTAGCAGACGCAGAAGGAAATGACGAGATTTCCGACCTTGCAAAAACCTTTAATGATATGTTGGACCGTCTGGAAACTTCTTTCGAAATACAGGCCAACTTTATCAACAATGCATCACATGAATTAAAAACACCAATCACCACAATTATAGCAGAAACCGAAATCATGCTCTTAAAAGAAAGAGAAGTTGAAGAATATGTAGGTTCATTAGAAAATATAAACCGCCAGGCTACAAAACTGGGGAACCTAACCGAAAGTCTGCTGAAATTGACCCAAACCGGATATGACGGAACCAAGCAGGTTTTGGATATTGCCAGAATCGACGAGCTCCTTTTGGAAGCAAAAGCTTCAATCGACACTTTATTTCCGGACAACCGTGTCAACATCAAGCTGAACGCCATTCCGGAAGACGAATCGTTGCTGACTATTCCCTGCAATAGGCCATTGCTGGAACTGGCACTGAATAATATTATTTCAAACGGCGTAAAATATTCAGACAATGACGAGGTTTTTGTGACGCTTTCTGCCGACAAGTCCAAAATTAAAATTGCGATTACCGATATAGGAATTGGTATTCCGCCTGAAGATATTCCTTATCTGTATGAGCCTTTCTTCCGCGGAAAAATTGCATCCAAATATAACGGTTATGGTTTAGGCCTGCCTCTGGCAATGAAAATCATCCGGATGCACAACGGAGAGCTGCATATCCAATCTGAAACCGGAAAAGGTACCGTTGTAAACATTACCTTCCACAAAACCAACATTAGAAATTCTAATCTGAAATCTTAG
- a CDS encoding response regulator transcription factor, protein MKLLIVEDEPNLLSIIRKGLSEKNNEVSVALDGTTALEMIQNHNFDVIVMDIMLPDINGIEICRRLRASKNFVPILLLTALGTTENIVTGLNAGADDYLAKPFKFSELEARIGALARRSNQDHKPNDKIQIDDLEIDSRSKTVKRNGEIIQLTAKEFKLLYYLAKNTEIILSREKILDNVWDINFDMNTNVVDVYINYLRNKIDKPYQNKLIHTIKGLGYVIKSQS, encoded by the coding sequence ATGAAGCTACTCATTGTTGAAGACGAGCCTAATCTTTTGTCGATTATCCGGAAAGGACTTTCCGAAAAAAACAATGAAGTCAGTGTTGCTCTTGACGGCACTACTGCTCTGGAAATGATACAGAATCATAATTTTGATGTGATTGTCATGGATATTATGCTGCCGGATATTAACGGAATAGAGATTTGCAGACGGCTTAGGGCTTCTAAAAATTTTGTGCCTATTCTCTTATTAACCGCGTTGGGAACCACAGAAAACATTGTTACCGGATTGAACGCCGGCGCTGATGATTACCTGGCCAAACCTTTCAAATTTTCAGAACTGGAAGCCCGCATAGGTGCTTTGGCAAGAAGGTCAAACCAGGACCATAAGCCTAATGATAAAATTCAGATAGATGATTTGGAAATCGATTCACGTTCAAAAACCGTCAAACGCAATGGTGAAATAATACAACTCACAGCCAAAGAATTCAAATTATTATATTATCTGGCAAAAAATACGGAAATCATCCTTTCCCGCGAAAAGATTCTGGATAATGTATGGGACATTAATTTTGACATGAATACGAATGTCGTTGATGTTTACATCAATTATCTAAGAAACAAAATAGACAAACCTTACCAAAATAAATTAATCCACACCATCAAGGGTCTTGGATATGTTATAAAATCACAATCCTGA
- a CDS encoding (4Fe-4S)-binding protein: protein MEDKKEYSNGEVTVVWQAEKCIHSANCVKNNPQVFQPKMRPWINIEGSSSDKIIETVKKCPSGALSFYQNNQS, encoded by the coding sequence ATGGAAGACAAGAAAGAATATTCAAATGGAGAGGTAACTGTGGTTTGGCAAGCTGAAAAATGCATCCATTCAGCCAATTGCGTTAAAAACAACCCGCAGGTATTTCAGCCTAAAATGAGACCCTGGATTAATATTGAAGGTTCATCAAGTGATAAAATTATCGAAACAGTGAAAAAATGCCCTTCAGGAGCTTTAAGCTTTTATCAAAATAATCAGTCATAA
- a CDS encoding DUF6370 family protein: MKNIIAIAFLFLSFTVSAQNSGAKQANPKKTAPKSQIVEASCGQCQFGMKGHGCDLAVRIDGKPYFVDGSGIDDHGDAHASDGFCSKIRKAEVTGEVKNNRFVATSFKLLPEKK, from the coding sequence ATGAAAAACATCATCGCTATCGCTTTCCTGTTCTTATCTTTTACTGTAAGCGCGCAAAACTCCGGCGCTAAACAAGCCAATCCAAAAAAGACAGCTCCAAAATCCCAAATAGTGGAAGCCTCCTGCGGACAATGCCAGTTTGGGATGAAAGGACACGGTTGTGACCTGGCCGTTCGTATAGACGGAAAACCTTATTTTGTAGACGGCAGCGGAATCGATGACCATGGAGATGCACATGCAAGTGACGGTTTTTGCTCTAAAATCAGAAAAGCAGAAGTTACCGGAGAAGTCAAAAACAATCGTTTTGTAGCAACTTCATTCAAATTGCTTCCTGAGAAAAAATAA
- the purT gene encoding formate-dependent phosphoribosylglycinamide formyltransferase has product MSKILLLGSGELGKEFTIAAQRIGQTVIAVDSYENAPAMQVAHGFEVINMLDGEALDRIVAKHQPDFIVPEIEAIRTERFYDYEKQGYTVVPSAKAANFTMNRKAIRDLAAKELGLKTANYRYATSSEQLHKAVEEIGIPCVVKPLMSSSGKGQSTIKSPEDIEKAWNYAVEGSRGDVVEVIVEAFVKFNSEITLLTITQNNNPTLFCAPIGHRQERGDYQESWQPARISDKDLFEAQDMAEKVTEALGGAGLFGVEFFLADDGVYFSELSPRPHDTGMVTLAGTQNFNEFELHLRAILSLPIFEIKLEKAGASAVILASENSSNPTYEGIEKIAGLAKTDFRIFGKPTTRPYRRMAVALTNDSLDTPIEEVIERAKNAAQLVTVK; this is encoded by the coding sequence ATGTCAAAAATACTACTACTCGGTTCCGGAGAATTAGGAAAAGAATTTACAATCGCAGCACAACGCATCGGACAAACCGTAATTGCTGTTGACAGCTATGAAAATGCCCCTGCCATGCAGGTTGCTCATGGATTTGAAGTTATCAATATGCTTGACGGAGAAGCATTAGACCGGATTGTAGCCAAACACCAGCCAGATTTTATAGTGCCTGAAATAGAAGCCATCCGCACAGAACGCTTTTATGATTATGAAAAGCAAGGATATACCGTAGTTCCTTCTGCAAAGGCAGCCAACTTCACAATGAACCGAAAAGCCATACGCGATTTGGCAGCCAAGGAACTGGGCCTAAAGACTGCAAATTACCGATATGCCACTTCTTCCGAACAACTGCACAAAGCCGTTGAAGAAATTGGAATTCCTTGCGTAGTAAAACCTTTGATGTCATCTTCAGGAAAAGGCCAATCCACCATCAAATCTCCTGAAGACATTGAAAAGGCATGGAACTATGCAGTTGAGGGCTCCAGAGGTGATGTTGTAGAAGTTATAGTGGAGGCTTTTGTAAAATTCAATTCTGAAATCACACTACTCACCATTACTCAAAATAACAATCCAACACTTTTCTGCGCTCCAATCGGACATAGACAGGAACGTGGCGACTATCAGGAAAGCTGGCAGCCAGCCCGTATTTCAGACAAAGACCTGTTTGAAGCGCAGGATATGGCCGAAAAAGTAACCGAAGCTTTAGGAGGAGCCGGTCTTTTTGGGGTAGAATTTTTCCTGGCAGACGATGGCGTATATTTCTCCGAATTATCTCCAAGACCGCACGACACAGGAATGGTAACGTTGGCGGGAACACAAAATTTCAACGAATTTGAGTTGCATCTGAGAGCTATATTAAGCCTGCCTATTTTTGAAATAAAATTGGAAAAAGCAGGTGCAAGTGCCGTAATTCTCGCTTCCGAAAATTCTTCGAACCCAACTTATGAAGGTATCGAAAAAATTGCCGGACTTGCCAAAACCGATTTTAGGATTTTTGGCAAACCAACCACAAGACCCTATCGTAGAATGGCGGTAGCCCTGACTAATGATTCTCTTGACACTCCAATAGAAGAAGTAATCGAAAGGGCTAAAAATGCTGCCCAATTAGTAACTGTAAAATAA
- a CDS encoding pyridoxal phosphate-dependent aminotransferase: MNHLSDRINRLSTSQTLAMAALARELKAQGKDIISLSLGEPDFNTPDFIKEAAKKAIDENYSTYTPVDGYAELKEAICRKFKRDNNLNYTPANIVVSTGAKQSLYNVAQVMLNDGDEVILPAPYWVSYYEIIKMSGGIPVEVPTTVESDFKITPEQLEKAITPKTKMIWYSSPCNPSGSVYSREELTALAKVLEKHPDIFVVADEIYEHINFSGTFCSIASIPGMFDRTVTVNGVAKAFAMTGWRIGYIGAPEFIAKACTKMQGQVTSGANSIAQRATITAVDADPSVLNDMVAAFKNRRNLVVGLIKEIPGLKLNVPEGAFYVFPDVSSFFGKTLRGTEIKNADDFSMYLLAEANVATVTGDAFGNPNCIRLSYATSEELLTEALRRIKEVLA, from the coding sequence ATGAATCATTTATCGGATAGAATCAACAGATTATCAACTTCGCAAACCTTGGCAATGGCAGCATTGGCAAGAGAATTAAAAGCCCAGGGAAAAGACATCATCAGCCTGAGCTTAGGTGAGCCTGATTTTAATACGCCTGACTTCATCAAAGAAGCCGCAAAAAAAGCAATTGACGAAAACTACAGCACCTACACGCCTGTAGACGGTTATGCTGAACTGAAAGAAGCGATATGCAGAAAATTTAAAAGAGATAACAATCTTAATTATACACCTGCTAACATTGTCGTGTCAACAGGTGCCAAACAATCTTTATATAACGTTGCACAAGTAATGCTGAACGACGGTGACGAAGTAATTTTACCTGCTCCTTACTGGGTAAGCTATTACGAAATCATCAAAATGTCGGGTGGTATTCCGGTAGAAGTTCCTACTACCGTAGAAAGTGATTTCAAAATTACGCCGGAACAACTTGAAAAAGCGATTACACCAAAAACAAAAATGATTTGGTACAGCTCGCCATGCAATCCGAGCGGTTCTGTATACAGCCGCGAAGAACTGACTGCATTGGCAAAAGTATTGGAAAAACATCCTGATATTTTTGTAGTAGCCGACGAAATCTACGAACATATTAACTTTTCGGGCACATTTTGTAGCATTGCCTCTATTCCGGGAATGTTTGACAGAACCGTAACTGTGAATGGTGTGGCTAAAGCTTTTGCCATGACCGGATGGAGAATCGGATATATTGGTGCTCCGGAATTTATTGCAAAAGCCTGTACTAAAATGCAGGGACAGGTAACAAGCGGTGCTAATTCAATAGCGCAAAGAGCAACAATCACAGCGGTTGATGCGGACCCCAGCGTATTAAATGACATGGTGGCCGCTTTTAAAAACCGCAGAAATTTAGTAGTAGGACTCATTAAGGAAATTCCGGGCCTAAAGCTAAATGTTCCTGAAGGTGCCTTTTATGTTTTCCCGGACGTTTCTTCCTTTTTTGGAAAAACACTGCGTGGCACTGAAATCAAAAATGCTGACGACTTTTCTATGTATCTTTTAGCAGAAGCCAACGTAGCTACTGTAACCGGTGATGCGTTTGGAAACCCAAACTGCATCCGCTTGTCTTACGCAACCAGCGAAGAACTGCTCACAGAAGCCTTGCGAAGAATCAAAGAAGTTTTAGCTTAA